The following proteins are encoded in a genomic region of Magallana gigas chromosome 1, xbMagGiga1.1, whole genome shotgun sequence:
- the LOC136276221 gene encoding uncharacterized protein, which produces MDFLIFVTILFSIKIPNTDQYENLALNKTVTLSQRYNNKDFDPSLAVDGDHSTDLLKCSLTASGQKEAWLTVDLGGEKNIVSIFFVHGGLGTNAEPMDSSVSGIYSDGTSSNIVQTMSNGGYLCYTEFTQHDGQVVCLNWGFLPDGVDVSARSPGTPSISFANRNYECVGNEAVLGDCSQNSRICNLGQRTYLTCKEGDTLAGISVYVSQTPDWRSGTLCYQHDIEQPLNNNVNIDCLTSGRYVTLFNSRNETFFPDLSAFAYINICEINIAGCDIGFYGKNCTRCPDNCLDEQCQFQIGHCVDCKDGFKGDMCEEECHQGRYGRACSFQCGNCLNQLSCDNINGSCQDGCSSGWTGDRCYQSELEYAILTGWLSFLTLNNYHAMLYSCFP; this is translated from the exons ATGGATTTTCTCATCTTTGTGACAATATTGTTTAGCATAAAAATACCAAATACGGATCAATACg aaaactTGGCTCTCAATAAGACGGTGACATTGAGTCAGAGATACAACAACAAGGACTTTGATCCCAGCCTCGCTGTGGATGGTGACCACAGTACGGACCTTTTAAAGTGTTCACTAACTGCTTCCGGCCAGAAGGAGGCGTGGCTTACTGTGGACTTAGGGGGGGAGAAAAATATCGTATCGATATTCTTTGTACATGGAGGCT tAGGAACAAATGCAGAACCAATGGATAGTTCTGTTTCTGGTATTTATAGCGACGGAACATCTAGCAATATTGTTCAAACAATGTCTAATGGTGGATATCTTTGCTACACAGAATTCACTCAGCATGATGGTCAAGTTGTATGCTTGAATTGGGGATTTTTACC AGATGGAGTTGATGTATCGGCTCGTTCACCGGGCACACCTTCTATTTCATTTGCAAATCGAAATTATGAATGTGTAGGAAATGAAGCAGTTTTAGGCGATTGTTCACAGAACTCGAGGATATGTAATTTAGGACAAAGAACCTATCTCACCTGTAAAG AGGGTGATACGTTGGCGGGAATATCTGTGTATGTGTCACAAACACCAGACTGGAGATCAGGGACCCTGTGTTATCAACACGACATAGAACAACCACTGAATAACAACGTCAATATCGATTGCTTAACTTCCGGTCGCTACGTGACGCTATTTAATTCACGGAATGAAACATTCTTTCCGGATTTATCTGCGTTTGCTTACATCAATATTTGTGAGATAAATATTGCAG GCTGTGACATCGGATTCTATGGCAAAAACTGCACAAGATGTCCAGACAACTGTTTAGATGAACAATGTCAATTTCAAATCGGGCATTGTGTTGACTGTAAAGATGGTTTTAAAGGTGACATGTGTGAAGAAG AATGTCACCAGGGTAGATATGGCAGAGCATGTTCCTTTCAGTGTGGAAACTGTCTAAATCAGTTGTCATGTGACAATATAAATGGAAGTTGTCAAGATGGATGCTCCTCTGGTTGGACCGGTGATAGATGCTATCAGAGTGAGTTAGAATATGCAATTCTTACCGGGTGGCTTTCTTTCCTTACATTAAACAACTATCATGCTATGTTGTATTCTTGTTTTCCTTGA